In Longimicrobiaceae bacterium, the DNA window GTACCCGGCGCCGCCGCTGTCGCGCATGCTGCTGTCGGTGCTGGCGCTGGTAGGCGTGCTGATCTCGGCCTACCTCACGCTGTACAAGCTGCACGTGATCGGCGAGATCACGTGCGCCGTGGGCAGCTGCGAGAAGGTGCAGAACTCGCCCTACGCGTTCTTCCTGGGGCTGCCGGTGGCGGCGTGGGGCCTGGGCGCGTACGTGACGCTCTTCGTCGTCGCCATGATGGGCCTGCAGCCGCGGTGGGTGGCGGCGCGCTGGGTGGCGCTGTCGCTCTTCGGCATCGCGGCGGTGGGGGTGGCGTTCACGGGCTACCTCA includes these proteins:
- a CDS encoding vitamin K epoxide reductase family protein gives rise to the protein MSDRAGIAPPGAYADEAGAYPAPPLSRMLLSVLALVGVLISAYLTLYKLHVIGEITCAVGSCEKVQNSPYAFFLGLPVAAWGLGAYVTLFVVAMMGLQPRWVAARWVALSLFGIAAVGVAFTGYLTYLEARVIHAWCQWCLGSAAIIVLVFLCSLPGLRYSR